One window from the genome of Oryza glaberrima chromosome 3, OglaRS2, whole genome shotgun sequence encodes:
- the LOC127767183 gene encoding probable transcription factor At3g04930, whose amino-acid sequence MLPTVVDDPSAAAAAAVGAAASSSFPDADVYGNGDSDDIDFPSDPNHATTQAFSSAAAAAAAAGPGGGGGAGSGSGGERRPLFQRLWTEEDEIVILRAFAEFTAQRGTAFASHQYDTDPFYEDMRRRLQLDFSKSQLVEKLRRLKRKYRNCVDRLRATGQSFSFRSPHEQAIFEIARGIWRPTSDKHGRDADSDDDALPDAAAAVAVPAPANGEVRFPSSTRAQQRRGRRRRTAAAAAATATDADASEPPQPYPPAPAPAPVKAEDALPHFFPQGAAVTATAHVHGVDPASAAASAAANAEGGILAPLFKEMVRAMLTAGMAPPSLEPPAPGIPMKGERWRQQRILELEVYLRRIDLLQDQVRTALEELKSTPPATQ is encoded by the coding sequence ATGCTCCCCACCGTCGTCGAcgacccctccgccgccgccgccgccgcagtcggcgcggccgcctcctcctccttccccgacGCCGACGTCTATGGCAACGGGGACTCGGACGACATCGACTTCCCCTCCGACCCCAACCACGCCACCACCCaggccttctcctccgccgccgccgccgcggcggcggcgggtccgggcggcggcggtggcgcggggtcggggtcgggcggggagcggcggccgcTGTTCCAGCGGCTGTGGACGGAGGAGGACGAGATCGTGATCCTGCGAGCGTTCGCGGAGTTCACGGCGCAGCGCGGGACGGCGTTCGCGTCGCACCAGTACGACACGGACCCGTTCTACGAGGACATGCGGCGGCGCCTCCAGCTCGACTTCTCCAAGAGCCAGCTCGTCGAGAAGCTCCGCCGCCTCAAGCGCAAGTACCGCAACTGCGTCGACCGCCTCCGCGCCACCGGCCAGTCCTTCTCCTTCCGCTCGCCGCACGAGCAGGCCATCTTCGAGATCGCCCGCGGCATCTGGCGCCCCACCTCCGACAAGCACGGCCGCGACGccgactccgacgacgacgcgctccccgacgccgccgccgccgtcgccgttcccGCCCCGGCCAACGGGGAGGTCAGGTTCCCTTCCTCCACAAGAGCGCAgcagcgccgcggccgccgcaggcgcacggccgccgccgccgccgccaccgccaccgacgccgatgCATCCGAGCCGCCGCAGCCTTACCCACCGGctcccgcgccggcgcccgtCAAGGCGGAGGACGCGCTCCCGCACTTCTTCCCGCAGGGCGCGGCGGTCACCGCCACCGCGCACGTCCACGGCGTGGAtcccgcctcggcggcggcgtcggcggcggcgaacgcggAGGGCGGCATCCTGGCGCCGCTGTTCAAGGAGATGGTGCGCGCCATGCTCACCGCCGggatggcgccgccgtcgctggagccgccggcgccggggatcCCGATGAAAGGGGAGAGGTGGAGGCAGCAGCGGATCCTGGAGCTGGAGGTGTACCTCCGGCGCATCGACCTGCTGCAGGACCAGGTGAGGACGGCGCTGGAGGAGCTCAagtccacgccgccggcgacgcagtGA
- the LOC127767698 gene encoding protein DMP2-like encodes MAAPAARSVSVADRALRGVADLIKLLPSGTVFLFQFLSPLVTNNGHCAAAYSKALSGALLALCGAFCAFSSFTDSYVGSDGRVYYGVVTAKGLRTFAADPDAAARDLSGYRLRAGDFVHAALSLLVFATIALLDADTVACLYPALEVSERTMMAVLPPVVGGVASYAFMVFPNNRHGIGYQPTRATEDFEHKH; translated from the coding sequence atggcggcgccggcggcgaggtcggtgaGCGTGGCGGACAGGGCGCTGCGAGGGGTGGCGGACCTGATCAAGCTGCTGCCGAGCGGCACGGTGTTCCTCTTCCAGTTCCTCAGCCCGCTGGTCACCAACAACGgccactgcgccgccgcctacaGCAAGGCCCTCAGCGGCGCCCTCCTCGCGCTCTGCGGCGCCTTCtgcgccttctcctccttcacCGACAGCTACGTCGGCTCCGACGGCCGCGTCTACTACGGCGTCGTCACCGCCAAGGGGCTCCGCACGTTCGCCGCCgacccggacgccgccgcccgggaCCTGTCCGGGTACAGGCTCCGCGCCGGGGACTTCGTCCACGCCGCGCTCTCGCTCCTCGTCTTCGCCACCATCGCCCTCCTCGACGCCGACACCGTGGCGTGCCTCTACCCGGCGCTCGAGGTCAGCGAGCGCACCATGATGGCCGTGCTCCCacccgtcgtcggcggcgtcgccagCTACGCCTTCATGGTGTTCCCCAACAACCGCCATGGCATCGGCTACCAGCCCACCCGCGCCACCGAGGACTTCGAGCACAAGCACTAG
- the LOC127767334 gene encoding H/ACA ribonucleoprotein complex subunit 4-like, with the protein MSTPPPAAAASPATDQGKTKSKKKSKKHQEDTSSSLAVAAASVDEAAEAKADGYLIKPQSVAPPLDTSAWPLLLKNYDRLNVRTGHYTPLPAGHSPLKRPIAEYLRYGVINLDKPSNPSSHEVVAWIKRLLRVEKTGHSGTLDPKVTGNLIVCVDRATRLVKSQQGAGKEYVCVARFHAAVPDTARVARALEALTGAVFQRPPLISAVKRQLRVRTIYESKLLEHDADRHLAVFWISCEAGTYVRTLCVHLGLLLGVGAHMQELRRVRSGILGETDNMVTMHDVMDARWAMDNFNDESYLRRIVMPLEVLLTSYKRLVVKDSAVNAICYGAKLMIPGLLRFENEIEVGEEVVLMTTKGEAIAIGIAEMTTAVMATCDHGAVAKIKRVVMDRDTYPRKWGLGPVALKKKKMVAEGLLDKHGKPNEKTPSEWLRNAVLPAGGDAMIAGIAAAPEPEKPKVKEEADLAEETKEKKKKKHKDEAGDNANEGRKRKVGDDDLSASVSAKKIKVEEEADAVEGEKSEKKKKKKKDKAESASADGEVKAELSDGEKGGSEKKKKKKNKEGEAGDDEAEKSEKKKEKKKKNRDSEVTQ; encoded by the coding sequence aTGTCcacgcctccgccggccgccgccgcctccccggccACCGACCAAGGCAAGACCAAGTcgaagaagaagagcaagaaGCATCAGGaggacacctcctcctccctggccgtcgccgcggcgtcggtggatgaggcggcggaggccaaGGCCGACGGCTACCTGATCAAGCCGCagtcggtggcgccgccgctcgaCACCTCGGCGTGGCCGCTCCTCCTCAAGAACTACGACCGCCTCAACGTCCGCACCGGCCACTACACCCCGCTCCCCGCCGGCCACTCCCCGCTCAAGCGGCCCATCGCCGAGTACCTCCGCTACGGCGTCATCAACCTCGACAAGCCGTCCAACCCCTCGTCGCACGAGGTCGTCGCCTGGATCAAGCGCCTCCTTCGCGTCGAGAAGACCGGCCACAGCGGCACACTCGACCCCAAGGTCACCGGCAACCTCATCGTCTGCGTCGACCGCGCCACCCGCCTCGTCAAGTCCCAGCAGGGCGCCGGCAAGGAGTACGTCTGCGTCGCGCGCTTCCACGCCGCCGTGCCCGACACCGcccgcgtcgcgcgcgcgctcgagGCGCTCACGGGCGCCGTCTTCCAGCGGCCCCCGCTCATCTCCGCCGTCAAGCGCCAGCTCCGGGTCCGCACCATCTACGAGAGCAAGCTCCTCGAGCACGACGCCGACCGCCACCTCGCCGTGTTCTGGATCTCCTGCGAGGCGGGCACCTACGTCCGGACGCTCTGCGTGCACCTCGGCCTGctgctcggcgtcggcgcgcaTATGCAGGAGCTCCGCCGTGTTCGGTCGGGGATCCTCGGCGAGACCGACAACATGGTGACGATGCACGATGTCATGGACGCGAGGTGGGCGATGGACAACTTCAACGACGAGTCCTACCTGCGGCGCATCGTCATGCCGCTGGAGGTCCTTCTCACCAGCTACAAGAGGCTTGTCGTGAAGGATTCCGCTGTGAATGCTATCTGCTACGGCGCGAAGCTCATGATCCCCGGGTTGCTTCGATTCGAGAATGAGATTGAAGTAGGGGAGGAGGTGGTTCTCATGACAACCAAGGGGGAAGCGATTGCGATCGGCATTGCGGAGATGACCACGGCTGTTATGGCGACTTGTGACCATGGAGCGGTCGCCAAGATTAAGAGGGTGGTGATGGACAGGGACACATACCCGAGGAAGTGGGGGCTTGGGCCTGTGGCgctcaagaagaaaaagatggTTGCTGAAGGGCTTCTTGACAAGCACGGGAAGCCAAATGAAAAGACACCAAGTGAGTGGCTTCGCAATGCCGTGCTTCCGGCTGGTGGTGATGCAATGATTGCCGGCATTGCTGCAGCACCTGAGCCAGAGAAGCCAAAGGTGAAAGAGGAGGCAGATTTGGCTGAAGAGAccaaggagaagaaaaagaagaagcataAGGACGAGGCAGGTGACAATGCTAatgaggggaggaagaggaaggttGGAGATGATGATCTCTCTGCTTCTGTGAGTGCGAAGAAGATTAAGGTTGAGGAAGAGGCTGATGCAGTGGAAGGGGAAAAGagtgagaagaagaagaagaaaaagaaagacaaggCTGAATCGGCATCTGCCGATGGAGAGGTAAAGGCTGAGTTGTCTGATGGGGAGAAGGGTGGCagtgagaagaagaaaaagaagaagaacaaggaaGGAGAAGCTGGGGATGATGAAGCTGAGAAAAGtgagaagaaaaaggagaagaaaaagaagaatcgGGATTCAGAGGTGACACAATAG